CCATCGACCTTGTCAAATCCGGCTTGCTTCAGGGCCTTGAGCCAGGGCTCCTGGCGACCGAGGTTGAAGAAGTTCAAGCGCGATACCTGAGAGACCCGGCCCTCGGCGTCCACCTGCTCCTGCACCAAGGCACTGACCGCCGCCCGCACCCCAGCATTGATATCGTAGAGCAACTGCACGTCGGCCAGGATCCCCTTGTCGCTGTTGCCGTAAATCTCGTCGATGTCGCGGCCGATGCTCTCGGCAATGAGCCGCTGCAGGCTCTTAAAGTCCTCTTCGCTGCGATCTAAGCCGGCAATGTTAACCAAGGTTGCGATCGCTTCTTCGGCACTGGGGGGTTTCCCAATCACATGCAAGCCACAAGGCAGCAGGCGCGATTCGATCTCCATCAGCCGAATATAGATCTTGCCCACCAGGGTATCCCGCTCCTCGGCAGTCATGGCGGCAGCATCCAGCTCCTGGTCCGGTTCTATCGCCAGCTCCATAATGTCCTTATCCAAGTTACATTGCCGCGCCGTCTCAATCACGGCATTGACGATAGGCACCCCGCGTCCACCGTCTTTAAGGCTTTGGTAAGACCCGATCAGATCACTCAGTTCCTTCAGCCCCTTGTACAGCCCTGCATTTTCAGCTGGCGGTGTTAGGTAACTGATGGTCTCGGCATAGCTACGCCGTTTGGCAATGGTGGCCTCGGACGGATTGTTGGCGGCATAGTAGTAGATATTGGGAATGGTGCTGATCAGGTTGTCCGGATAACATTGTCCCGACATGCCCATCTGCTTACCCGGCATGAACTCCAGAGAGCCATGGGTGCCAAAGTGCAGCACCGCGTCAGCTCCCCAGAGGTGCTCCAGATAAGTGTAATAGGCAGCAAAGCCATGGTGGGGACTGGCCGAGCGGGAAAAGAGCAACCGCATCGGATCCCCTTCGTAGCCGAAGGTGGGCTGTACGCCAATAAATACGTTGCCAAAGGACTTACCGTAGACCAACAGGTGCTGTCCATCGGTGTTGAGATGCCCCGGCGGCGGCCCCCAATTTTCCTCTAGGCGCTTAGAATAGGGGGTCAGGGCTTCATACTCGGGCACCGACATGCGGTAGGCCACGTTTAGCTCCGGGCTGGCATATTGGGCCTGGGCATCGTGAATCACCTCCTGCATCAGCGCTTCCGGTGACTCGGGTAAATCCTGCAGGTCATAGCCATTCTGTTTCATGGCCTCCAGTACCTTGAAGATAGAGCCAAACACATCCAGATAGGCTGCCGTCCCCACATTGCCCTTATCGGGGGGAAAGCTGAACACCGTAATGGCCAGTTTCTTATCCAGTTTGGGCTTGCGCCGCAGGCCGGCCCACTTCATCGCCCGTCGGGCAATGGTTTCCACCCGATCCTGTAGAGAAATGGCCCGCCCGGTGACCCCATCGCGACCCGACAGCACAATCGGTTCAATGGCGCCATCTAGTTCTGGAATCGCCATCTGCAGAGCCACCTGAATCGGGTGTAGACCCAGATCACTGTCTTCCCATTCCTCCGTGGTTTGGAAGACCAAGGGCAACGCCACCATGTAGGGGCGATTCAGCCGCTTCAGGGCCTCAATGGCCTTGGGATGATCTTGGCGAGCCGGTCCCCCTACCAGGGCAAAGCCGGTCAAGGACACCACCGCATCCACAATCGGTTGGGGCCGGTTCATGGGGTCGAAAAAGTAGTTTTCTACCGGCCGCGAAAAGTCTAGCCCCCCCGAAAACACCGGGATCACCCGGGCTCCCATATACTCTAGCTCTTGCACCATGGCCACATAGTGGGCGTCATCTCCGGTGACCAGGTGGGTGCGCTGCAGCACCAAACCGATGCAGGGAGCCATAGGATCTTTGAGGTCATCAGAGATATCACGACGGGAGTTGTACCAGTTGAGGTACTCCTTGATATCCTCAAACATGGTGGTCGCCAGCGGGTGCCAGATGCCGACGTCGGGATAGGTGGTGGGATCTTTATACTCCAGCGGTCGCGATCCTTGCGGACTATTGGGATCAGACTTGAGGATGTAGCGATCCGCCAGCATCAGTAGAAAGTTCTCCAGGTTCTCCGCAGATCCGCCTAACCAGTACTGGAAGCTGAGCATGAAATTACGGGCATCCTGGGCCTTTTCCACCGGCAGATACTTCAGCACCTTGGGCAGCGTCCGCAGCAGCTTTAACATGGCATCTTCAAAGCTGCTACCGTTCTGTTGCCGGCGCTTCTTCATGAACTGGCCGATGGCGCTCTTGGATTGCCCTAGCTGGGCCATGGAGAAGCTACCCAGTTTGTTCAGCCGCATCACCTGGGGCATGGAAGGGAATACCACGGCCACATCTAGACGATCGCGATGGGGCTGTACCGCCTCGACTACCTTTTCGGCCAGGTCTTCGATAAAGATCAGAGAGCCGATGAAGACATTGGCCTCGGCAACGTCTCTCTGGAAGGCGACATAGTTCTCCGGATCGCGTAACTCTTCGATCAAATAGCCACTGACCTCAACGGCCAAGCGAGGATTGTCGCTGTTGATAGAGCGTACGGCTGCGGAGAGGGCGCTCTGATACTGAGGCTCTAACACGACATAGACCACCTTGACCAAGCATCGCTCCCCAAGGGTATCTGGAGCAATATGTCGCACAGTGGGCTTGACGTGAGTGAACATTCAATAACTCCTTATCAATTATGCGTTGGACCTTAAATTCCGCGTTTTGACCGACTGGCAGCACTAGTTAAGAAACTGCCGGACCTTTGAATAGGCCTACCTTGGAACTCTCTTAAAAGGGAGACTGGATTACCTAGGCTAGGAACCCAGGAAAATGCCTAGCGGGGTAATGGGATACTCTGAATGTTTCACCATTTAAATCAGAAGATTTCGGGTATTTACAAATGCGACAATTTGAGGTAATAAATGAGGCTTTTAGAAGGGCTATAATCAGCTATAATCAACCGATCTATCAGACGTTCTATCAGAAAAACCTTGCCAGGCAAGGAATTGAGCCGATAGGCGACACAATTTTACATAAACAATCCGAGAGTTTGTAAACAAAATTCACAGATTTGACACTAAATTACTCTCAAATTTGTATCAAAATATTAATTTACTTTCAAGGTATAAAATTAAATTGCCAGCTCCATTGTCAGCTCCCTCACTAGGTCTGACTCGGCAAAGCGCCCAGAGTGAGAAGTCAGCATTCACGTCTCGCCGAGCTCCTGGCTTCTGGCTCCTGCATGCTGACTCAAGCGGTAATGTCTTGGTCTGAGCCACTCCCCCAAGGGCTTTAGTCTTCGATGGTGAGCGCTTCTAGGTTCCACAGGGCACCGCCGATGGCACTGTAGCGAATGCCGTCAATCGTATTGCGCACTGCCCCCAGGGACAGGGGGTTGATCAAGTAAATGAAGGGCAGATGGGTTTGGGTCAGGCGCTGGGTCTCGCGATAGATGGCTTGGCGCTTAGCCTCATTTGGCTCCTGGGCCGCTTGGATATATAGCTGGGCGATCTTGGCTTCCCAGTCCTTAGCCTGCCAGCCTGCGATGGGTTGTTGACCGGAGAGTGCTTGCTGGTTAAAGACATGTAGAGAGCCGTTTAACAGCCAGACATTGGCGCCATTATTAGGCTCTAAGCCACCAGTTAGTCCTAGCACATGGGCTTCCCAATCGAGGCTATCGCTGAGTTTGCTGACCAATGTATTAAAGGCGATGGGCTGCAAGTTTACCTCTATGCCAAGTTTGTCGAGATCTTGTTTGATCTGGGCGGCGATAGACTCGCGAATCTTATTGCCAGCATTGGTAATCAGGGTAAAGTTAACCCGGTTGCCATCGCTGTCTTCTAACTCGCCGCGAGCATTGGTCTGGAAGCCGGCCTGAGCCAGCAAGGATTTGGCCTTATCTAGGTTGTAGTCGTAAGTGGGAATGCCTGCCTCCGGAGGAGCGTAATAGGGACTCTGCACTGAGATGGGAGAGGTTTGCACTTCCCCTAGGCCCTGAAAAATGTTGTTGATCATGGCCTGGCGATCGATGGCGTAGGATACCGCCTGGCGAAACTCTAGGGTATTAAACCATTGCGATCGCACCGGGTCCACCAGCGGTTCCCCATTGCGAGTCCCCTGATTCAGGTTGAAACAGAGGAAATTAGTGCCCAGAGCCGGCCCGCCATTGTAGATAGTAAAGTTGCCTCGCTCCTCCTCCCGTTTCAGCAGGGCGAAGAAGTCGGGGGCAACACTAATCAGATCCAACCCACCGGAGCGGAACTGCAGCACCTGGGTATCGGAAGATTCCACCACCTGCCAGATCAGCTCCTGGATATAAGGCTGCTGGCGCCCCTGGTCATCCTGCTGCCAGTAGTAGGGGTTGCGCTCGAACACCACCCGTTCCGCCGGATAGTAGGCCTTAATCCGATAAGGGCCATTGGAGACCACCTGAGCTGGAGGGGTATCGGTGCCCCAGGTAGATAAAAACCGCAGATTGCCATCGGCATCGCGTTCTTCCAGGGTGGGCCTGAGGATATGGGCTGGCAAAATTTCCATACTAGTAGTGCGCAGCAGCGGGGCGAAGGGTTCTGGCAAGTTGAACTGGATGCGGCGCTCATCCAATTGCACCACCTCTGGCAATAGCCCCGCTTCACCGATACGCATTACATCCCGGTTACTGGTGGGAATCTCTTCATTGAAGACGACCTCGTTATAGGTAAACACCACATCGGCGGCGGTCAAGGGTTCCCCATCGGACCACTTCAGATTGGGGCGCAGGGTAAACACGATGGTCTTGCCATCCTCAGACATGTCCCAACTCTCGGCCTGCTTGGGAATGATCTCGCCAGTGGTGCCATCTTGGCCCGTTAGTCCCTCATAGGTGTAGAGAAACACATTGGGATACTCCTGATTCAGCACCGGGTTAAAGGTCTTGGGATCACTGAGGGTGCTAAATACCAGTGGCTCCACATTACTAACCCCCGGTTTCTCGAATTGCTCCAGGCTACAGCCGCCATTGCTCAGCATCATCAGGCTGGCTAACAGCAAGGCCAACAGTCGCCGCAGCCCCCGGTGCAGTTGCTTGATGCGATTGCCAATGGCTGTCTTCGCCACCATACCCCTATCCATTCCATGACTGTTGTTCACTCTAGCGCGAAACCCCCTGACCTCAGGAGATGCCCCCTAGCTAAGGGGGGGATGAATTGAGACGTCGTGCCGAGGCCTGTTTCGGTCAATCAGATGGCGGCAATTCGCTGCTGTCGGCAGGATCAGGGGCGGTTTCAGGGACCGTGAGGCTGTCGCCGGGGGAGAAGAGCCCTTCTAACGCGGGGGCGGTGTCATCCAGGTCTCGCAGAATGGCAGGAGCCCGTTCTGGGTCTGACTCAAAAATAGCCGTCAGGCTATCATCGAGGGTTTCTGCCATGGCGATGCGATTTTGGTGAACAACGATGACCCGAGCCAGGGAAGGAAGTGGGGTTTGTTCGGCGACCAGATAGAGGGGTTCCACGTACAACAGCGACTGTTCGATGGGAATCACCAGCAAATTCCCTTGCTGGGCCCGAGAGCCTTGGGTATTCCATAGGGAGATCCGTTGCGAGATCGCCGGATCTTGGTTGATGCGGGCTTCGATCTGCTCAGGCCCGAACACCAACTCTTGTTTAGGAAAGCGATAGAGCAAGCGACGTCCGTAGCGATCGCCGTCAGAACGGGCCGCTAACCAGGCCACCAGGTTATTGCGCTCTGCTGGGGTGAAAAGGCGCAGCAAAATAAATTCTTCGGTGTCTTCCTGGGGCAATTTCATAATCAGATAGTAGGGCTCGACCCGTTGCGCCTCATCGGCGTAGATCTCATTGGGAGCCCGCCACTGATCTTCGCGGTTATAGAATACCTGCGGATCGGTCATGTGGTAGGTCATCAGCTGATCTGCCTGCACCTGGAAGAGATCTTGGGGATAGCGCAGGTGCGATCGCAAGGTCGGGGGAATATCGGCCAGGGGATGAAACATCCCGGGCAAGAGCCGACTCCAGGTGCGAATGATCGGATCCTCGGGATCGGCAACAAAGAAACCGACGGTGCCATGATAGGCATCGACTATGACTTTGACGGAGTTGCGAATGTAGTTGAAATCATTGCCACCCGGATCGGAGTAGGGATAGCGATCACTGGTGGTATAAGCATCGAGGATCCAGAACAGAGTGTGTTTGCCGGCGGTCGCTGAGGCAGGGGCAGAGGTATCCGTGCCCCAAGTCAGCGACGTATTGCCGATGTCAGCCACCGCCAGATAGGGATCCTCATCAAAGCGCAGGAAGGGGGCCAAAGCCATCACCCGGTCGGTAATGCTGCGGCGATAGAGCAATTGGGTCTGGGGGGTGAAATCCTCCGTGAAGAGCATGCGCCAATCCCCCAGGTGCTTAGCAAATAGCAGCCGTTGCCAGTAGCGACCGATGGCAATACCAGCCTGCCCTCGGTAGCGAGTATAGACATTGTCAGCCCCACCGGGGTAATCCAGCTCCAGCACCTCGGTGTCGGTCATGACATAGGTGTCGGTGAGTTCGCCAAAATAAATCTGGGGATCCCCCACCGGAATGCTGTAGCGAACGGTGTCACTGCTGGCGTCGTGATCAATGCCTTTGATGAAATAGGCCGGTAAGCCGTCCGGGTTGGCAGTGTTGACCGGGCTGATGGTGAAGCCATAGCCATGGGTATAGACTAAATGCTCGTTCACCCAGGTCTTAGCGATATCGGGCACCTGGGCGTAGTTGAGCTCCCGGGCCGAGATCAACACCTGGCGCCGATCGATGGTCCCGTCCGCGTTCAGCAGGCGATAGCGATCCACATCGGCATCCCGAAACTCGTAGTAGAGGCGAATCTCCTGGAGTTGGCGGTTGCTCTCTAGCAGGGGCCGCGTATCCCACAGGCGCACATTGTCTAGGGTGAGATGATTGCGCTCTAGGTCGGCGGAGGACAGCGACCCACTGGGGGCAAAGGGTTCGACATCAATATCAACCAGGTCGAAGGCATCCCGGGTCAGGGCGATGGACCGTTCGATATAGGGAGTCTCTCGCTCTAGCTCATTGGGCTGAACCACCAGGCGTTGCACCAGAGGCGGCAGCATCAGGGTGCCGATCAGCGCCAGGAGCAAATACCCCACGACTCCCCAGAGAATGGGATGGGATGTCATCGGCAGGTGAGGAATAGCGGGGAGATGATCCCCTTTGCCCTGGCCGATTAGCTGCAGCCACACTACCAAGCCCCGCAGGCTGACGCCCCAGAACAGCGACCGCCACAGTAGTCCCAAGCCCAGTATTAAGGCGATGGCTGCCAGGGCTGTGTTGACGGGCAAACTGACATGGACATCGGTGTAGCTGGCGCCATAGACGACGCTTTCACTCGAGAACAGCAGCTGATAGCGGGCTAACCAGTGGTTGAGGCTGGTGCAGAGCAGCAAGGCACTGGCGAGAGCATAGAGATGGCGTTTTTGGGCTAGGGTAAAGCCGAAGAACTGGCCCTGGCTCAGGGTATTGCTAGGCAGTAGATAGACCAGGAGTACGGCGGCTACGGTGAAGAAACACATCCCCAGCAGCCAAAAATTTAGCACCTCCCACAGAGGCAGATAGAAAATATAGCGCTGATGTCCTGCTGAAATAGGGGATCTGACTGGTCAAAGGAGACTGGATTCAGGGCCGGCAACACTCGAGTCCACTGCTCCGAGAGCACTGCTCCAAAGCCCAAACTCATCAGTAGGGCGGCGACTAGGGTTAGCCCTTGGGGATAGATGACCAGTGCGATCGCACCCACCACCAGGGCAATGATTTGCCAGGGTTGCACCAGCAGTAACTGCAGCACCTCCAAGGCCGAGGTTGGTTTTGCCCACAGCGGTAGCGGTGGCGTTCCGGTGTAGAGGGTGGTGCTGGGCTGCCAGTGGCTAGCGGCCACATGGCCGTGATACAGCAGTTGAATCCCGATCAGCAGCCCCAACCCTAGCCCTAAGGCCAATAGCGATCGCAACCCCAGCACCGGCGACGATGCAGGCGACGCGTCTGCGTGGCCTTTGGCCCAGCTGATGTTGCCCCAAATGAACCCCAGGCTCACCCCAAAAGCCACCAACGCCAGCCCTGCTTGAGCCTGTAGTCGCAGCCAGAACACACTGAGATAGTTGAGATCCTGAAACCAGAGCCCCTCCGCCACAATATCGCTCACCACCGTTAGCACCAGTACCAGGAGTCCCATCCACCCCAGATACCGCCAAATAGGATGCTTAAATGCCTTGCTCGCAGCGCCTACCATGCCATGCCCAACGCCTTACTGACTAGCATCCTAGCGTGAGGGGACCAGGCCTTAGTCAGGACAAGTCTGATTGGCAAAATCACATTGAAAGATATAAGGTTCTTGCCAGTGCAGCGGAATCTCCAGCAAATCGCGGGTACCGGTGATTCCTTGGCTGATGAATAGCAGCACCGCTACTGTATTCAACACCACATGGGTGCGGCGCCAGGTCAGCGAACGATAGATATCTGGCAAAATGGCCAGGGAAAAAATCATCAGCAGCGCCGCCGCCATGCCGAAGTAATAGTGAGAGACGTACCACTCATAGGTGCGGCGGAACACGCCGTCTTGGCTGCCTAAGATCACCAATCCCATGCCCGTCAAAATGGCAAATATGGCTCGCCAAACCCGACTGCGGGCGCGGTATAGCAACGCCAGCACCGCAATCGTCAACCCAAACATGAGCCCAATAAACACCACCTGAAATGGCTGCTCCGCCCAGACCTGATTCTGGATGATGTTTTTGAAAATCGGATGGGCCAGCCCTAACAAAGCCAATCCCACCACTGCCCCGGCTAGCCAGCGGCCGATTTTGACGTGTTCCTGACCGACAACCGGCGGAATTTTCGTCTTGTCCTTATCGGCCAGCTGCAGCCGCCGTTGCCGAGTCTGGGTAGCAAAATAGGTGGCAATCCCCACCAGCGGTAGCACGACCACCACCGCCAACATCGGATGCAACAGCCGCAAGAGATCGGGAGTATCTAACATGGCACCTCTGGAGGCAAACGGTAGGGCTTACAACATCGAATCGCAGACCACAATAACCGGCTGCCCCCAACTCTAAACCGCTCACCTTAACCAGGGCTGAGAGCAACCGGGTTTATTCTACGTCGGGCTTTTGCTGGAAACAGTATTCTGTGTAAATCTGCCCCTTGCGATCGCATCTGGTAAGGCTGTCCCTAGTAGACTGTGGCACCAGTTTGCCCGCTATAGCGACAGGCAGAGACAGAAGGCAGATGGGTGGATGGGCTTGCCCTGAGCTTGTCGAAGGGTGGATGGGTAGATGGGTAGGCGGGTAGGCGAGTAGCGGGTAAAGGGTGCAAGGTTTAAGGGGACAGGACAGGGAACAGGAAAAAGTCCCTCGCATCCCTGCTGATGCGACGCGATCTAGCGCCACTGATCGACCAGCCCTTCCGCAGGTCCAGGGCGGCGGCACGCCCTGGTCGTAGGGGTCCGGGGGAAGCGACATTCCCCCGGGTGAGCACCCCGAGCTACACAATTAAGTGCGGTTAAGTGCGGTCTTATCGGGGTCTAGCACTGCTGCTCGACATACCCTGCCACAAGGCCCAAAGATGAAGTGGTGGGATAATACTAGCTTGTCCAAAGCTTAAAGCGCCCCAAGTGATTCTCCACCAACCCAGGTAACTGCCGCTTCAGATCGGCCTGATTTTTAAATGTCAGCCGGTTTTGACTGGGCAGGTCAAAGGGAAAGTGGCCCGGCAAGTCGCTACGCTCCAGTTGGGTCAACAAGACCTGCTCCGTTCGCTTGCACTGCAGGGCATAGCCCATCTCCACACAGACCTTAGGACTGGGAATCAGCTGCGGCGGCGTTCCCGGCACTTGGGTAATGGCGGTGCCGTCGGCAATGAACAACAAACAGCGGCGAATCTTGCGCACTAAGGCACTGCTTAAGCGGGCTGGCCCCTCACTGAGGCGATGGGACTCTTCCAGGGTCAGCGGAATGCGGGAACGGCGATTGAGCCGCTTGATCAGGTCCTGCAGCATCGCCCGCAACATCTCTGCCGACGCCGGATAGTCATCCTGATAACAGAGAAAGATGGTGGGATCCAGATGGGCCATGACATCTTGCTTGGTGAAATAGATCTCATGGCTGATCAGATCGATATTGGAGATGGCATAGCCACCACTGCCCTCAATGTAGAACTCTACTGTCTCTCCCGCCAAATAGCGCTGAAACCACTGCGCCTGCCGAACCTCATCACTATCTTCCAGGAAGTCGGCTCGCAGCCCTGATTTCAGCAGGCTATTCTTGCTCAGACGCAGATCATGGGGGCGCCGCTCCAACTCTTGAACCGGCTCGTAGGCATCGATATACCAAGCTTTTAGCGCAATGATGGCCATGACCTGTCTGTCTCGCGATGGGCACTCAGGTGAGGCAATTTAAAGCGACAACAGCACCCGATGCTTACTCCAAGGGACTTCCTCACGTTTCCTGATCCTATATGGAGTTGGCGATCCAGCAAACTTCAATCTTGAAGCAGCGAGGCCATTAACTCCCAGTTATTCAGTATAGGAAGTATCAGATCCAAGTTCGGATGCTGTTGTGTTTTGAGCGAGACAGATGAAATGAAACAGCTCGTTTACCTCTTTTGCTTGTGTTTACAGTTGGCTTTGGTGGCTGTTTTATCTGCCAGGGAGGTTTCTCAACCTCAATTTCAATATACTCCTTTTTGCTGACAATTCAATTGCCTGACACCAAAGTTAATCTTGATGGAAGTGCTACTATATTTCTATTTTTTAAGCGAGACAGAATTTGAGCCTGATTAGCGTAATAATAAAATCACCCTACTTTTTCTCTGATTGTCTACGATCTATCCTATTTTTTATCTAGGTCAGTTTCGGTTGACTGGCAAAAATTCTCGGCTGTTGGCTAGAATCTGCGCCTATGACGCCCTGCCTATACAGAAGAAAACCTGCCTGCGTAGGGTTTCAGCTCAGTAAGATCAAGTCAGTGAGTCTATAATTGCTCGTTGACTGACAAAACTTGTGCATAGATTCTTGAAATGCATAGATTCTCGAAAGACTATCCAAAGGGTCAGGGAACCTGCCCCCTATAGCATCCGAAATCTGGTAAGGGCGCGGAAACCGCGCCCAATGCAGATCTTTTGTCAGTCAACCAGGCTCTGGGTTCACTTAAAACTGCCGCAAGAATCGCAGATCGCTGGCGTAGAGGCGACGAATGTCGTCGATCTGGTGCTGGACCATGGCCAGGCGCTCGACCCCGAGCCCAGCAGCGAAGCCACTGTACACTTCCGGATCGTAGCCGACGGCTTCGAGCACATTGGGGTCAATCATGCCACAACCCAGCACTTCCAGCCATTTGCCCTGCCATTTCACATCCACCTCGGCTGAGGGTTCGGTGAAGGGGAAGAAGCTGGGACGAAAGCGGATGGGAATGTCGCCATAGAGGGCTTCGATGAAGACCTTGATGGTGCCTTTGAGGTCCGAGAAGGTGATGCCCCGATCGACGGCGAAAAACTCGATTTGGTGAAAGACGGCGGCGTGGGTAGCATCGACCGTATCACGCCGGTAACATCGCCCCGTGGCCAGCACCCGCATGGGGGGGGCGTGGTCTTCCATGTAGCGGATCTGAATGTTGGAGGTGTGGGTGCGCATCAGATCGCCGTTGTCTAAGTAGAGGGTGTCCTGCATGTCCCGAGCGGGGTGGTCGGGCAGGAAGTTCAGGGCCTCGAAGTTGTAGTAATCGGTTTCGACTTCGGGACCTTCGGCGACGGTATAGCCCAGGCCTATAAAGATCTCGGTAATGCGATCGATGATGCCATTGATGGGATGCACCCGACCTTGGGGAATGAAAACCCCTGGCATAGATACATCGATGGTTTCAGCCTCTAGCTGGGCGTCAATCTGAGCCGCTTCTAGGGCAGCCTTGCGCGCTTCTAGGTGGCGCTGCAGGGTCTCTTTGACTGTGTTGGCCAGGGCCCCGATGCGAGGACGTTCGGCGGCGGGCAGTTTGCCCATGCCACCTAGGATTTTGGAGAGTTGCCCTTTCTTGCCCAGATAGGATACCCGCAGCTGATTCAGCTCATCCAGGGTCGTCGTGGTTGCGATCGCATCGGCAGCGGTCGCCTCCAGGGCAGTCAGTTGAGTTTCTAGATCTGTCAGCTGTGAGGTCATGGGAGCAGCGGTTACCTTAGCACTGGGCCGAGTTATTAGTTTAGTGTATTGGGTCCATGGCCGCGTTTAAATA
This portion of the Halomicronema hongdechloris C2206 genome encodes:
- a CDS encoding magnesium chelatase subunit H: MFTHVKPTVRHIAPDTLGERCLVKVVYVVLEPQYQSALSAAVRSINSDNPRLAVEVSGYLIEELRDPENYVAFQRDVAEANVFIGSLIFIEDLAEKVVEAVQPHRDRLDVAVVFPSMPQVMRLNKLGSFSMAQLGQSKSAIGQFMKKRRQQNGSSFEDAMLKLLRTLPKVLKYLPVEKAQDARNFMLSFQYWLGGSAENLENFLLMLADRYILKSDPNSPQGSRPLEYKDPTTYPDVGIWHPLATTMFEDIKEYLNWYNSRRDISDDLKDPMAPCIGLVLQRTHLVTGDDAHYVAMVQELEYMGARVIPVFSGGLDFSRPVENYFFDPMNRPQPIVDAVVSLTGFALVGGPARQDHPKAIEALKRLNRPYMVALPLVFQTTEEWEDSDLGLHPIQVALQMAIPELDGAIEPIVLSGRDGVTGRAISLQDRVETIARRAMKWAGLRRKPKLDKKLAITVFSFPPDKGNVGTAAYLDVFGSIFKVLEAMKQNGYDLQDLPESPEALMQEVIHDAQAQYASPELNVAYRMSVPEYEALTPYSKRLEENWGPPPGHLNTDGQHLLVYGKSFGNVFIGVQPTFGYEGDPMRLLFSRSASPHHGFAAYYTYLEHLWGADAVLHFGTHGSLEFMPGKQMGMSGQCYPDNLISTIPNIYYYAANNPSEATIAKRRSYAETISYLTPPAENAGLYKGLKELSDLIGSYQSLKDGGRGVPIVNAVIETARQCNLDKDIMELAIEPDQELDAAAMTAEERDTLVGKIYIRLMEIESRLLPCGLHVIGKPPSAEEAIATLVNIAGLDRSEEDFKSLQRLIAESIGRDIDEIYGNSDKGILADVQLLYDINAGVRAAVSALVQEQVDAEGRVSQVSRLNFFNLGRQEPWLKALKQAGFDKVDGEALKPLMEYLETCLEQVCADNELGALLKALEGEYVLPGPGGDPIRNPDVLPTGKNIHALDPQAIPTTAAVQAAKTVVDRLLERQRQENGGQYPETIASVLWGTDNIKTYGESLAQMLWFVGVKPVPDALGRVNKLELISLEELGRPRVDIVVSCSGVFRDLFINQMALLDRAVKMAAEADEPPEMNFVRKHALEQAEQMGVSVRQAATRIFSNASGSYASNVNLAVENSSWEEESELQEMYLKRKSFAFNSDNPGMMDQSRDIFENALKTAEVTFQNLDSSEISLTDVSHYFDSDPTKVVSSLRGDGKTPAAYVADTTTANAQVRTLSETVRLDARTKLLNPKWYEGMLSHGYEGVRELSKRLVNTMGWSATAGAVDNWVYEDANSTFIKDEAMCQRLMNLNPHSFRRMVSTMLEIHGRGYWDTSEDNIERLQELYQQVEDRIEGVE
- a CDS encoding ABC transporter substrate-binding protein, with protein sequence MVAKTAIGNRIKQLHRGLRRLLALLLASLMMLSNGGCSLEQFEKPGVSNVEPLVFSTLSDPKTFNPVLNQEYPNVFLYTYEGLTGQDGTTGEIIPKQAESWDMSEDGKTIVFTLRPNLKWSDGEPLTAADVVFTYNEVVFNEEIPTSNRDVMRIGEAGLLPEVVQLDERRIQFNLPEPFAPLLRTTSMEILPAHILRPTLEERDADGNLRFLSTWGTDTPPAQVVSNGPYRIKAYYPAERVVFERNPYYWQQDDQGRQQPYIQELIWQVVESSDTQVLQFRSGGLDLISVAPDFFALLKREEERGNFTIYNGGPALGTNFLCFNLNQGTRNGEPLVDPVRSQWFNTLEFRQAVSYAIDRQAMINNIFQGLGEVQTSPISVQSPYYAPPEAGIPTYDYNLDKAKSLLAQAGFQTNARGELEDSDGNRVNFTLITNAGNKIRESIAAQIKQDLDKLGIEVNLQPIAFNTLVSKLSDSLDWEAHVLGLTGGLEPNNGANVWLLNGSLHVFNQQALSGQQPIAGWQAKDWEAKIAQLYIQAAQEPNEAKRQAIYRETQRLTQTHLPFIYLINPLSLGAVRNTIDGIRYSAIGGALWNLEALTIED
- a CDS encoding UPF0182 family protein, yielding MLNFWLLGMCFFTVAAVLLVYLLPSNTLSQGQFFGFTLAQKRHLYALASALLLCTSLNHWLARYQLLFSSESVVYGASYTDVHVSLPVNTALAAIALILGLGLLWRSLFWGVSLRGLVVWLQLIGQGKGDHLPAIPHLPMTSHPILWGVVGYLLLALIGTLMLPPLVQRLVVQPNELERETPYIERSIALTRDAFDLVDIDVEPFAPSGSLSSADLERNHLTLDNVRLWDTRPLLESNRQLQEIRLYYEFRDADVDRYRLLNADGTIDRRQVLISARELNYAQVPDIAKTWVNEHLVYTHGYGFTISPVNTANPDGLPAYFIKGIDHDASSDTVRYSIPVGDPQIYFGELTDTYVMTDTEVLELDYPGGADNVYTRYRGQAGIAIGRYWQRLLFAKHLGDWRMLFTEDFTPQTQLLYRRSITDRVMALAPFLRFDEDPYLAVADIGNTSLTWGTDTSAPASATAGKHTLFWILDAYTTSDRYPYSDPGGNDFNYIRNSVKVIVDAYHGTVGFFVADPEDPIIRTWSRLLPGMFHPLADIPPTLRSHLRYPQDLFQVQADQLMTYHMTDPQVFYNREDQWRAPNEIYADEAQRVEPYYLIMKLPQEDTEEFILLRLFTPAERNNLVAWLAARSDGDRYGRRLLYRFPKQELVFGPEQIEARINQDPAISQRISLWNTQGSRAQQGNLLVIPIEQSLLYVEPLYLVAEQTPLPSLARVIVVHQNRIAMAETLDDSLTAIFESDPERAPAILRDLDDTAPALEGLFSPGDSLTVPETAPDPADSSELPPSD
- a CDS encoding UPF0182 family protein; translation: MVGAASKAFKHPIWRYLGWMGLLVLVLTVVSDIVAEGLWFQDLNYLSVFWLRLQAQAGLALVAFGVSLGFIWGNISWAKGHADASPASSPVLGLRSLLALGLGLGLLIGIQLLYHGHVAASHWQPSTTLYTGTPPLPLWAKPTSALEVLQLLLVQPWQIIALVVGAIALVIYPQGLTLVAALLMSLGFGAVLSEQWTRVLPALNPVSFDQSDPLFQQDISAIFSICLCGRC
- a CDS encoding DUF4079 domain-containing protein; this encodes MLDTPDLLRLLHPMLAVVVVLPLVGIATYFATQTRQRRLQLADKDKTKIPPVVGQEHVKIGRWLAGAVVGLALLGLAHPIFKNIIQNQVWAEQPFQVVFIGLMFGLTIAVLALLYRARSRVWRAIFAILTGMGLVILGSQDGVFRRTYEWYVSHYYFGMAAALLMIFSLAILPDIYRSLTWRRTHVVLNTVAVLLFISQGITGTRDLLEIPLHWQEPYIFQCDFANQTCPD
- the pheS gene encoding phenylalanine--tRNA ligase subunit alpha, with protein sequence MTSQLTDLETQLTALEATAADAIATTTTLDELNQLRVSYLGKKGQLSKILGGMGKLPAAERPRIGALANTVKETLQRHLEARKAALEAAQIDAQLEAETIDVSMPGVFIPQGRVHPINGIIDRITEIFIGLGYTVAEGPEVETDYYNFEALNFLPDHPARDMQDTLYLDNGDLMRTHTSNIQIRYMEDHAPPMRVLATGRCYRRDTVDATHAAVFHQIEFFAVDRGITFSDLKGTIKVFIEALYGDIPIRFRPSFFPFTEPSAEVDVKWQGKWLEVLGCGMIDPNVLEAVGYDPEVYSGFAAGLGVERLAMVQHQIDDIRRLYASDLRFLRQF